One genomic segment of Desulfocapsa sulfexigens DSM 10523 includes these proteins:
- a CDS encoding NF038122 family metalloprotease, which translates to MRKIVILVTCCFLLGFSNRVHALEILYNDLSGGGINAIQMSAFNEAASYWESIFVDNVTVRVDIDMQALGTGIIGSAQSYKVDTYYGDIRNALAGDVRSTDDILATSNLQTTDHLNVVVNDLYDDNHAWILNSSSTVEVNSELWVNRANLKALSLLNDDGQADASVLMSSNFSFDYDRSDGIDSDKLDFAGVMVHEIGHALGFVSGVDIMDYYGLDGPGNGSWDWGWSGEGSSNTLEDEGYFSVLDLFRYSDYINEYESGSLFGYLDWTYESVEGGWGDSYFSFDGGTTNLAPFSTGRYNGDGYQASHWEDDLGLGRMDPTTAYGEYYDFLTPLDLRAFDVIGWDLSVTDPVPEPTTLLLFGAGLSGLIYVRSRKKRK; encoded by the coding sequence ATGAGGAAAATTGTTATTTTAGTAACCTGTTGCTTTCTATTGGGTTTTAGCAATCGTGTCCATGCGCTGGAAATTTTATATAATGATCTGTCTGGTGGGGGCATTAATGCAATTCAGATGAGTGCTTTTAATGAAGCCGCATCCTATTGGGAATCAATTTTTGTTGATAATGTCACCGTCCGTGTTGATATTGATATGCAGGCGTTAGGTACAGGAATTATAGGCAGCGCGCAATCCTATAAGGTTGATACATATTACGGAGATATCCGTAATGCCCTTGCAGGCGATGTTCGTTCAACGGATGATATTCTTGCTACAAGTAATCTTCAAACAACTGATCACCTGAATGTTGTCGTTAATGATTTGTATGATGACAATCATGCCTGGATACTTAATTCTTCCAGCACCGTTGAAGTGAATTCTGAACTTTGGGTGAACAGGGCAAACTTGAAGGCCCTCAGCCTCTTAAATGATGATGGACAGGCTGATGCTTCCGTCTTGATGAGCAGTAACTTTTCTTTTGATTACGATCGCAGTGATGGCATAGATAGTGATAAATTGGACTTTGCAGGAGTGATGGTGCATGAAATCGGTCACGCCCTCGGTTTTGTGAGTGGTGTTGATATTATGGATTATTACGGATTGGATGGGCCTGGTAATGGCTCATGGGACTGGGGATGGAGTGGCGAAGGTAGCAGCAATACATTAGAAGATGAGGGATATTTCTCTGTTCTGGATCTGTTTCGATATTCCGATTATATAAACGAATACGAATCAGGTTCTCTGTTTGGGTATTTAGACTGGACCTATGAGTCTGTTGAAGGAGGGTGGGGAGACTCGTATTTTTCCTTCGATGGAGGAACCACAAATCTGGCACCGTTTTCTACCGGCAGATATAATGGAGACGGTTATCAGGCTAGCCATTGGGAAGATGACCTTGGTTTGGGGCGTATGGATCCGACTACGGCATACGGAGAATATTATGATTTCCTGACACCACTTGATCTCCGAGCATTTGATGTTATTGGCTGGGATTTATCTGTGACCGACCCGGTTCCAGAACCAACAACTTTATTACTTTTTGGGGCTGGACTCTCCGGGCTGATTTATGTCAGAAGCAGGAAAAAGAGAAAATAA
- a CDS encoding PEP-CTERM sorting domain-containing protein, with amino-acid sequence MTKKIYLTAITGVFFLSLTSSVNATTINYFSQDSDADKTSVYTYFDNFLIETFNQAPINTAPSGSLDQSWTWTGSANVVNGSASGQYAAPFGTTSRDQSNYLSVPNPSSSGSITAQLGATYDYFGLWWGSVDTYNTISFFNGSTLTQSFTGSDIKNGNDEYGNQTAPSTNVYVNFLDLERFDSFVLTSTSLAFEIDNIAVGNAPVPEPATMLLFGTGLVGLSSLRFRKKKK; translated from the coding sequence ATGACAAAGAAAATTTATCTAACAGCTATAACAGGGGTGTTTTTTTTGAGTCTAACCTCTAGTGTAAACGCTACTACTATTAATTATTTCAGCCAAGATAGTGATGCAGATAAGACGTCAGTTTATACATACTTTGATAATTTCTTAATAGAAACATTTAATCAGGCACCCATCAATACAGCACCGTCAGGTTCTTTAGATCAGTCCTGGACCTGGACTGGAAGTGCAAATGTTGTAAACGGCTCTGCCAGTGGTCAATATGCTGCTCCATTTGGAACTACTTCCAGAGACCAATCAAACTACCTTTCGGTGCCTAACCCCAGCAGTTCAGGAAGTATCACAGCACAACTTGGTGCGACCTATGACTACTTTGGTCTTTGGTGGGGGTCGGTGGATACATATAATACTATTTCATTTTTCAATGGTTCCACATTGACACAATCGTTTACTGGTTCAGATATCAAAAACGGGAATGATGAATATGGTAACCAAACGGCACCTTCCACCAATGTCTATGTGAACTTTTTAGACCTGGAACGATTTGATAGTTTTGTGCTGACTAGTACCAGTTTGGCTTTTGAGATAGACAATATTGCAGTAGGCAATGCCCCCGTCCCCGAACCTGCAACTATGCTTCTCTTCGGTACCGGACTGGTTGGTCTTTCAAGCTTGAGATTTCGTAAAAAGAAAAAGTAG
- a CDS encoding cysteine hydrolase, with amino-acid sequence MLRTISFILVTLFLSPILVQSAPIDAVWKSVQAPENPELSSVTISPGDTALLILDIEELTCNMERRPRCLETVPRIADLMARARKAGVAVIYSLTPKGTPETILPSVTPRNGEAIVQSSVDKFWKTDLEKILQEKNIAKVIITGTAAHGAVMHTATAAGFRGLDVILPVDCLSAADLYTEQATVQLLKTGPGTRKRITMTSSPLITFP; translated from the coding sequence ATGTTACGAACAATTTCCTTTATTCTGGTTACCCTGTTTCTCTCCCCAATCCTTGTCCAAAGTGCCCCTATTGATGCAGTATGGAAGAGTGTTCAGGCTCCGGAAAATCCTGAATTGTCTTCCGTGACTATAAGCCCGGGTGATACGGCTCTGCTTATTCTTGATATTGAAGAATTGACCTGCAATATGGAGCGACGACCCAGGTGTCTGGAAACCGTTCCCCGTATTGCTGACCTTATGGCTCGTGCTCGAAAAGCCGGAGTGGCAGTAATCTATAGCCTGACTCCCAAGGGAACTCCCGAGACTATATTGCCATCAGTTACACCTCGAAATGGAGAAGCAATAGTCCAGTCGTCTGTGGATAAATTCTGGAAAACTGACCTGGAAAAGATTCTTCAGGAGAAGAACATAGCTAAAGTTATAATCACAGGAACGGCCGCCCATGGCGCTGTTATGCACACGGCAACGGCTGCCGGATTCCGAGGGCTTGATGTTATTCTCCCAGTGGATTGTCTGTCAGCAGCGGATCTTTATACGGAACAGGCGACTGTGCAACTGCTGAAAACCGGTCCTGGAACCAGAAAGCGGATAACCATGACCAGTAGTCCTCTGATCACTTTCCCCTGA
- a CDS encoding ZIP family metal transporter produces the protein MIEFIQQFNPVTQAFFATLFTWGVTAAGAALVFFTRAVDKKLMDSMLGFAAGVMIAASFWSLLAPGIEMADQLGQTPWLTAVIGFMGGGIFMRTIDAFLPHLHPSLSIEKSEGIKTSWQRSTLLVLAITLHNIPEGLAVGVAFGAVAAGLPAASIGGAIALAIGIGIQNFPEGSAVSMPLRREGMSKWKSFLLGQSSGIVEPIAGVAGALFVLKMQNILPYALCFAAGAMIFVVVEELIPESQRSYENIDMVTMATMLGFSVMMILDVSLG, from the coding sequence ATGATAGAATTCATACAACAGTTCAATCCAGTTACCCAGGCCTTCTTTGCAACGCTCTTCACCTGGGGTGTTACTGCCGCAGGGGCGGCACTTGTTTTTTTCACAAGGGCAGTGGATAAAAAGCTGATGGACTCCATGCTGGGTTTTGCTGCAGGAGTAATGATTGCAGCCAGTTTCTGGTCTCTACTGGCACCTGGTATAGAGATGGCAGACCAACTGGGCCAAACGCCCTGGCTCACCGCAGTTATCGGCTTTATGGGAGGTGGGATTTTCATGCGAACAATCGATGCATTCCTGCCACATCTCCATCCGAGTCTCAGCATTGAAAAAAGTGAGGGAATAAAAACATCGTGGCAGCGCAGTACTCTCCTGGTTCTCGCCATAACCCTTCACAACATCCCCGAAGGGCTTGCTGTTGGTGTCGCTTTCGGCGCCGTGGCAGCAGGGCTTCCCGCTGCATCGATCGGAGGAGCAATTGCCCTGGCTATTGGCATCGGAATTCAGAATTTCCCCGAAGGTTCCGCTGTATCGATGCCGCTGAGAAGAGAAGGCATGTCCAAGTGGAAAAGTTTCCTCCTCGGTCAGTCTTCAGGCATAGTAGAACCTATTGCCGGGGTGGCGGGTGCACTTTTTGTCCTGAAAATGCAGAACATCCTCCCCTATGCTCTTTGTTTTGCTGCCGGGGCAATGATCTTTGTTGTGGTGGAGGAACTTATTCCAGAATCTCAGAGAAGCTACGAAAACATTGATATGGTTACAATGGCAACGATGCTTGGTTTTTCAGTGATGATGATACTTGATGTATCACTGGGCTAA
- the amrS gene encoding AmmeMemoRadiSam system radical SAM enzyme produces MKEALLYQKESNDRVTCLLCSHNCSIANHRRGLCGVRENKGGVLYSLVYGKVIAEHIDPIEKKPLFHVLPGSRSLSIATVGCNFSCRHCQNASISQPGSFSSDAVPGVAKSPEAVVESALAAGCNSISYTYVEPTIFFEYAYDCMSLAKREGLKNCFVSNGYMSKPATELLTPVLDAINIDLKSYRNEFYKTVCGARLQPVLDSIRRMHDAGVWVEVTTLLIPGLNDSDEELRQIADFLVSIDKSIPWHVTGFFPTYKLTDRPPTSLESLEHAREIGIAQGLQYVYAGNRPGKGGENSSCPSCGFEVILRHGFFIQKNNLIQGKCPSCNSSIAGIWE; encoded by the coding sequence ATGAAAGAAGCGCTTCTCTATCAGAAGGAATCAAACGATCGGGTTACCTGCTTGCTTTGCAGTCATAACTGCTCCATTGCCAACCATCGTCGGGGCCTTTGTGGGGTTCGTGAAAACAAAGGTGGTGTGCTCTACAGTCTGGTGTATGGGAAAGTAATTGCCGAACATATAGATCCCATTGAGAAAAAACCACTTTTTCATGTTCTTCCCGGAAGCAGAAGCTTATCTATTGCGACTGTGGGCTGTAATTTTTCCTGTCGCCATTGCCAGAATGCCTCTATTTCACAACCAGGTTCTTTCAGCAGTGATGCTGTGCCAGGGGTCGCGAAAAGTCCGGAAGCTGTTGTGGAGAGTGCCCTTGCAGCAGGATGTAACTCTATCAGTTATACCTATGTGGAACCGACGATCTTTTTCGAATATGCTTATGACTGTATGAGTCTTGCAAAAAGAGAGGGGCTTAAAAATTGTTTTGTTTCCAATGGCTATATGAGTAAACCTGCAACTGAACTGCTGACCCCAGTGCTGGATGCTATCAATATTGACCTGAAATCCTATCGGAATGAATTTTATAAAACTGTCTGTGGAGCACGGTTGCAGCCGGTACTGGATAGTATTCGAAGAATGCATGATGCCGGGGTTTGGGTGGAGGTTACGACTCTGTTAATTCCAGGCTTGAATGACAGCGACGAAGAGTTACGACAGATTGCTGATTTTCTGGTCTCAATTGATAAATCGATCCCCTGGCATGTCACCGGGTTTTTCCCTACCTACAAATTAACCGATCGACCTCCAACCAGTTTAGAAAGTCTTGAGCATGCACGTGAAATTGGAATAGCTCAGGGGCTGCAGTATGTGTACGCAGGGAACAGGCCCGGAAAGGGTGGTGAGAATAGTTCCTGCCCATCCTGCGGTTTTGAAGTGATCCTGCGCCATGGATTTTTCATTCAAAAAAATAACCTTATTCAGGGGAAATGTCCCTCCTGTAACTCCTCAATTGCTGGAATATGGGAATAA
- a CDS encoding DUF2959 domain-containing protein, producing the protein MKLLCKDVLFFCSCVYMLFALTACSSTYYGAMEKVGVHKRDILVDRVEDGRDSQQQAQKQFQSALQQFDSVVKLEETDLKKAYDKLNKEYEKSKKAADDVSIRIGKIESVANALFKEWKSELKQYESKELRRSSEEQLENTKTRYNEMLATMKAAEQTMEPVLKIFHDNVLFLKHNLNAQAIGSLQSEFTNLEGQIGELIQSMNVAIESSNKFIADLK; encoded by the coding sequence ATGAAATTGTTATGTAAAGATGTTCTGTTTTTCTGTTCCTGTGTTTATATGCTTTTTGCTCTGACAGCCTGTTCCAGCACCTACTATGGTGCTATGGAGAAAGTTGGCGTACATAAACGTGATATCCTGGTCGATCGCGTGGAGGATGGCCGCGACTCTCAACAGCAGGCTCAGAAGCAATTTCAATCGGCTCTGCAACAGTTTGATTCAGTCGTAAAACTCGAAGAGACGGATCTGAAGAAGGCCTATGATAAACTTAATAAAGAGTACGAGAAGAGCAAAAAAGCTGCCGATGATGTCTCCATCCGGATTGGTAAAATTGAATCTGTTGCCAATGCATTGTTTAAAGAGTGGAAGAGTGAGCTGAAACAGTATGAAAGTAAAGAACTGCGACGCTCCAGTGAAGAGCAGTTAGAAAATACCAAAACACGTTACAATGAAATGCTTGCTACCATGAAGGCAGCAGAACAGACCATGGAACCGGTTCTGAAAATATTTCACGATAATGTACTCTTTTTGAAACACAACCTGAATGCCCAGGCCATTGGTTCCCTGCAGTCTGAATTCACCAATCTTGAAGGACAGATTGGAGAGTTGATTCAGTCTATGAATGTGGCCATTGAATCATCCAATAAATTTATCGCAGATCTCAAATAA
- the der gene encoding ribosome biogenesis GTPase Der, with protein MPIQTHSIVALVGRPNVGKSTLFNRITRSRKALVDPTPGVTRDRHYEKVVWNDKLFMLVDTGGIEDASGDTMGGHIRNQALAAIEEADIILFVLDGREGVTPADKEVANLLRRTDKTIFYVINKIDGPEQETEQMAQFYELGVNELWAVSAEHKYGFHTLMDALDESLLESDDEIDLPDGTVKVAFFGRPNVGKSSMINRILGHDRMVVSEVSGTTRDSVDTLLTHGKYNYLLIDTAGIRRKGKTKEKLEKFSILKALAALEKCDIAVVLIDAEEGITEQDTKVIGYTQEQGRGLILLVNKWDLVKDDKERQKQIMGEIALAVPFVGFAPLLTASALTGYGIKRLFPTIGSVYRQFTSVFPTSALNRLLQDAVEDHSPPIYKNKRLKFYYTSQVGSRPPKFVIMSNSSKGVHFSYERYLTNRFRDGLGLDKVPIQLYIRDKNRDKKGKK; from the coding sequence ATGCCTATTCAAACACATTCAATTGTTGCCCTCGTTGGTCGCCCCAATGTTGGAAAATCGACCCTGTTTAACCGTATAACACGCTCAAGAAAGGCGCTTGTTGACCCTACTCCCGGTGTTACACGTGACCGCCATTACGAAAAGGTCGTATGGAACGACAAGCTTTTCATGCTCGTTGATACAGGCGGTATAGAGGATGCAAGCGGTGATACCATGGGCGGACATATCCGAAACCAGGCTCTTGCTGCCATTGAGGAAGCGGATATCATACTCTTTGTGCTTGATGGTCGTGAAGGCGTAACACCTGCTGACAAGGAAGTGGCAAACCTTTTACGGCGAACAGATAAAACCATTTTCTACGTGATCAATAAAATTGACGGTCCTGAGCAGGAAACCGAGCAGATGGCTCAGTTTTATGAGTTGGGAGTAAATGAATTATGGGCGGTGTCTGCCGAGCATAAATATGGTTTCCATACCTTAATGGATGCACTCGATGAGAGCCTTCTTGAAAGTGATGATGAGATTGATCTTCCCGATGGGACGGTAAAAGTTGCATTTTTTGGACGACCCAACGTTGGAAAATCTTCCATGATAAACCGGATTCTGGGACACGACCGAATGGTGGTCTCCGAAGTTTCCGGTACGACACGGGATTCCGTGGATACTCTGCTGACACATGGGAAATATAACTATCTCCTGATCGATACTGCTGGTATCAGAAGGAAGGGTAAGACTAAAGAAAAACTGGAAAAATTTTCCATCCTCAAGGCTCTGGCAGCCCTTGAGAAATGCGATATTGCTGTTGTTCTCATTGATGCCGAGGAAGGAATCACCGAGCAGGATACCAAGGTGATTGGTTATACTCAGGAGCAGGGCAGGGGACTAATTCTGCTTGTGAATAAGTGGGATCTGGTGAAGGATGACAAAGAGCGTCAGAAACAGATTATGGGAGAAATTGCTCTCGCTGTCCCCTTTGTCGGATTTGCACCTCTCCTCACAGCTTCAGCCCTTACAGGCTATGGAATTAAACGACTTTTTCCCACAATAGGTTCCGTGTATCGGCAATTTACCTCTGTATTTCCGACATCTGCTCTCAACCGACTGTTACAGGATGCAGTTGAGGATCATTCGCCACCAATTTATAAGAATAAACGCCTGAAGTTTTATTATACCTCCCAGGTTGGAAGCAGGCCTCCAAAGTTTGTCATCATGAGTAACAGTTCCAAAGGGGTTCATTTTTCTTATGAACGATATCTGACAAACAGATTTCGCGATGGACTTGGCTTGGATAAGGTTCCTATTCAACTGTATATCCGCGACAAAAACAGAGATAAAAAAGGAAAAAAATAG
- a CDS encoding SLC13 family permease: MSPLVIVVCILLVTFGLLIFSKLPPAAVFIGALTLTITFKLAPLDDSLKGFSNPGVLTIGALFMIAAGMYSTGAVSILSEKLIGRPRSILKAQLKILPNIAFGSAFLNNTPLVAMMIPVIRDLSRSCGLDAKKLLIPVSYASILGGTCTLIGTATNLVIAGLVNETLKRGGADLPHMVPVGMFDLSLIGVPVTIVGLVFLMTVGTSLLPATAEGLDVKGEVRRRWFRVELAIEDKSPLIGKTLDDAGLMASDGFYIMSISRNRNKLELNPDITLVAGDMLSFSADVSGAKGLWATIGLKPLYSTKEQKADRHRHHLVEVVVSRRNPMIGHQIGEVEAADRNFEVWLVAFARGEAAMHYPLEETVIQAGDVALLEVKDRFFYRNRNETDFAMTKKLRGARIQRTDKALLASVITGTMVFSVAFGLMSMLNAALLAAGGMLLSGCMNLEDAGRSVDFSTLMVIASAMGLESAVTASGLSSVIGDFLGLLGGDNAYMALAVVFLGCVLMDAMVTNVASAVFMFPISMSIASALDVSFMPFVIVVMVGASCSFISPVSYQTNLMVYGPGKYSFGDFVKIGIPLTMLVGVITVFLTPLFFPFHV; encoded by the coding sequence ATGTCTCCTCTAGTTATCGTTGTCTGTATTCTGCTAGTAACATTTGGTCTTCTTATTTTCAGTAAACTTCCCCCGGCAGCCGTATTTATCGGAGCCCTGACCCTGACCATCACCTTTAAACTTGCCCCCTTGGATGATTCTCTGAAGGGCTTTAGTAATCCAGGAGTCCTGACCATTGGAGCTCTGTTTATGATTGCCGCCGGAATGTATTCAACCGGTGCTGTCTCAATCCTCAGTGAAAAACTTATCGGGCGTCCACGGTCCATTTTAAAGGCCCAGCTCAAAATATTGCCAAATATTGCCTTTGGTTCGGCATTCTTGAACAACACTCCACTAGTTGCCATGATGATCCCTGTTATCAGGGATCTTTCCAGGAGCTGCGGGTTGGATGCGAAGAAACTGCTTATTCCGGTAAGCTATGCCTCCATTCTGGGCGGAACCTGTACCCTGATTGGAACCGCTACAAATCTTGTGATTGCAGGTCTTGTCAATGAGACCCTTAAGCGTGGGGGTGCTGATCTGCCGCATATGGTTCCCGTTGGAATGTTTGATCTCTCCTTGATTGGGGTACCTGTTACGATTGTAGGGCTTGTCTTCCTTATGACGGTTGGGACATCTCTTCTTCCTGCAACTGCTGAAGGGCTTGACGTGAAGGGGGAAGTGCGACGCAGATGGTTCCGGGTGGAACTTGCCATTGAAGACAAGAGTCCGCTCATTGGAAAAACCCTTGATGATGCGGGACTTATGGCCAGTGACGGCTTTTATATCATGTCTATTTCGCGAAACAGAAACAAACTGGAGTTGAATCCTGATATTACTTTAGTCGCAGGAGATATGCTGAGCTTTTCTGCCGATGTCAGTGGCGCAAAAGGTTTGTGGGCGACGATTGGGCTTAAACCGCTCTATTCGACCAAAGAACAGAAGGCTGATCGTCATCGGCATCATCTGGTGGAAGTGGTTGTGTCCCGACGGAATCCCATGATAGGGCATCAGATCGGAGAGGTGGAAGCTGCAGACAGAAATTTTGAAGTATGGCTGGTGGCCTTTGCCCGTGGTGAGGCAGCCATGCATTATCCACTGGAAGAAACGGTCATTCAGGCAGGTGATGTTGCCCTGCTCGAAGTGAAAGACAGGTTTTTCTATCGTAACCGCAACGAAACCGATTTTGCGATGACTAAAAAACTTCGTGGCGCCCGTATTCAGCGAACGGATAAGGCCCTGCTGGCATCTGTGATAACGGGAACCATGGTGTTTTCCGTTGCCTTTGGCCTTATGAGTATGTTGAATGCTGCACTGCTTGCAGCAGGAGGGATGCTGCTTAGCGGGTGCATGAATCTGGAAGACGCCGGACGTTCCGTTGATTTCTCAACTCTTATGGTGATTGCTTCGGCCATGGGACTCGAGTCTGCAGTAACTGCATCGGGATTATCTTCAGTAATAGGTGATTTCCTGGGACTGCTTGGCGGCGACAATGCCTATATGGCACTTGCCGTGGTCTTTCTCGGCTGTGTACTTATGGATGCCATGGTCACTAATGTGGCGTCGGCGGTGTTCATGTTCCCCATTTCCATGTCCATTGCCTCGGCCCTGGATGTGAGTTTTATGCCATTTGTGATAGTGGTTATGGTGGGAGCATCCTGCAGCTTTATCTCTCCTGTGAGTTACCAGACAAATCTTATGGTGTATGGGCCTGGAAAATACAGTTTTGGTGACTTTGTAAAAATCGGTATTCCACTTACTATGCTTGTTGGTGTGATTACGGTTTTTCTTACGCCTCTGTTCTTCCCATTTCATGTCTGA
- a CDS encoding SPFH domain-containing protein, translating to METFIALGILIAFLLIILIKTAVIVPQRMEFVVERLGKYRGTLQAGFHILIPFFDRVAYKRSLKEEPIDIEAQTCITADNVTLEVDGILYIQVIDSKKSAYGIDNFHFAAAQLAQTSLRSAIGKIDLDKTFEARETLNGQVVLALDEAAENWGVKVLRYEIKDIQPPRTVLEAMEKQMKAEREKRADIARSEGDKQSTINRAEGDKAEAIARSEGEKLKRINEAEGRAREITMVAEATAEGIRRVAEALSMPGGSEAANLEVAKSYINEFGKLAKENNTMILPANLTDVASMVTAAMSTIKQANKPLQPKPQPPVKRPVRPRETLQP from the coding sequence ATGGAAACTTTTATAGCCCTTGGCATCCTCATTGCCTTTTTACTCATCATTCTCATTAAAACTGCGGTAATTGTTCCACAGCGTATGGAATTTGTTGTGGAGCGGCTTGGAAAATACAGAGGAACCTTACAGGCAGGATTTCACATTCTGATCCCCTTCTTTGACCGGGTGGCCTATAAACGAAGTCTCAAGGAAGAACCGATCGATATTGAGGCACAAACCTGTATCACTGCCGACAATGTCACATTGGAGGTGGACGGTATTTTGTATATCCAGGTTATTGACTCCAAAAAATCAGCCTATGGAATTGATAATTTCCATTTTGCCGCTGCCCAGCTTGCCCAGACCAGCCTTCGCTCGGCCATAGGTAAAATTGATCTTGATAAAACCTTTGAAGCACGAGAAACCCTGAATGGCCAGGTTGTTTTGGCACTCGACGAAGCAGCAGAAAACTGGGGTGTTAAAGTCCTTCGTTATGAAATCAAAGATATCCAGCCGCCACGTACAGTCCTGGAGGCCATGGAAAAGCAGATGAAGGCGGAACGGGAAAAGCGGGCTGATATCGCACGGTCTGAAGGTGATAAACAGTCTACCATCAACCGGGCCGAAGGTGATAAAGCAGAAGCCATTGCCAGGTCAGAAGGCGAGAAACTGAAACGGATTAATGAAGCAGAGGGAAGGGCCAGGGAAATCACCATGGTTGCAGAGGCCACTGCCGAAGGAATCCGAAGAGTAGCCGAAGCACTAAGCATGCCGGGTGGAAGCGAAGCGGCAAATCTGGAAGTTGCAAAAAGCTACATTAACGAGTTCGGAAAACTAGCCAAAGAAAACAACACCATGATTCTTCCCGCCAATCTTACAGACGTGGCTTCCATGGTAACTGCTGCCATGTCCACCATCAAGCAGGCCAACAAACCTCTTCAACCAAAACCACAACCGCCCGTCAAAAGACCTGTCCGGCCTCGGGAAACACTGCAACCATAA
- a CDS encoding NfeD family protein, translating to MMEITYPGLMWLSIGVTFFVLEMAVPGFVLFFFGLAAWLTALGCYIFPWSVNTQLGVFLVLSLVCLFGLRGIVKKVFIGDKKNEEADSILASGGEKCVVTATIKPPAEGQVKFAGTFWRAVSDEAIESGEVVEIVEQKELLITVKKLS from the coding sequence ATGATGGAAATCACCTATCCCGGACTGATGTGGCTCAGTATCGGTGTGACATTTTTTGTATTGGAAATGGCCGTTCCAGGCTTTGTTCTCTTCTTTTTTGGGCTTGCCGCATGGCTCACGGCCCTTGGCTGCTACATCTTCCCATGGAGCGTCAACACTCAGCTTGGAGTATTCCTGGTGCTCTCACTGGTCTGTCTTTTCGGCCTTCGGGGAATAGTTAAAAAGGTCTTCATTGGAGATAAAAAGAACGAAGAAGCAGATTCTATCCTGGCAAGCGGTGGCGAAAAATGCGTGGTTACCGCCACGATCAAACCACCCGCAGAAGGACAGGTCAAATTTGCCGGCACATTCTGGCGTGCCGTATCAGATGAAGCAATAGAGTCAGGTGAGGTCGTTGAAATAGTCGAACAGAAAGAACTGCTTATTACAGTAAAAAAACTTTCTTAA
- a CDS encoding acyl-CoA thioesterase has translation MKAPSKEPAIRLVMLPKYTNPDGDIFGGVILSMIDEAAAVEAQRQAHHRYVTVCMDSIQFHHPVQVGDVVSLWCETITIGRSSLKIHIIVFARPRWSDEEIKVTEATVTMVAINEQRKAVPVFE, from the coding sequence ATGAAAGCACCTTCAAAAGAACCTGCTATCCGTCTCGTCATGTTACCTAAATATACGAATCCCGATGGTGATATCTTTGGTGGGGTGATTCTTTCCATGATTGATGAGGCTGCGGCCGTTGAGGCACAGCGGCAGGCTCACCATCGCTATGTTACCGTGTGCATGGATTCCATTCAGTTCCATCATCCTGTACAGGTAGGGGATGTAGTCAGTCTCTGGTGTGAGACTATAACAATTGGCAGGAGTTCCCTTAAAATTCATATTATTGTCTTTGCCCGTCCAAGATGGTCCGATGAGGAGATTAAAGTGACGGAGGCCACGGTGACCATGGTGGCTATAAACGAACAGAGAAAAGCGGTTCCAGTCTTTGAGTAA
- a CDS encoding substrate-binding periplasmic protein translates to MSYAQDIHVATDIWEGYSNRDGTGYYFDILREIYPSPEYSLKISYVPFRRGLRMVETSRADLTLGVNRGDMDDGFIAKAVVENDTVDLLMSRDLAQKWQGLNSLKNKRIAARSGYNFDIHFDFPIEYSENNSLLGMMRMLKIGRIDAVLDYLADMKNLWEQACLDDNYIIMEAVLASPAFFAFSREQQDLKKHFETKFQELLQSGRIYELGRKYGIEESQLP, encoded by the coding sequence TTGAGTTACGCACAGGATATTCACGTTGCCACGGATATCTGGGAAGGATATTCCAATAGGGATGGTACTGGCTATTATTTTGATATACTGAGAGAAATCTATCCATCTCCAGAATATAGCCTTAAAATAAGTTATGTTCCTTTCAGACGTGGACTCCGTATGGTTGAAACCTCCCGGGCCGATCTTACCCTGGGGGTGAACAGGGGGGATATGGATGATGGTTTTATTGCAAAAGCTGTCGTCGAGAATGATACCGTAGACCTCCTTATGAGTAGAGACTTGGCCCAGAAATGGCAGGGGCTCAATTCCCTAAAAAATAAAAGGATTGCAGCCAGAAGTGGTTATAATTTTGATATTCATTTTGATTTCCCCATCGAATACAGTGAAAATAACAGCCTGCTGGGAATGATGCGGATGCTCAAAATCGGGCGGATAGATGCTGTACTTGATTATCTTGCTGATATGAAGAACCTGTGGGAGCAGGCCTGCCTTGATGATAATTATATCATTATGGAGGCAGTGCTTGCCAGTCCCGCCTTCTTTGCCTTTTCAAGAGAGCAACAAGATCTGAAAAAACATTTTGAAACAAAATTCCAGGAATTACTTCAATCGGGAAGGATTTACGAATTAGGAAGGAAGTATGGCATTGAGGAAAGCCAACTCCCTTGA